The genomic window ATATTGAATTGAAATATGctctgaataaaattttgatgaaactgtGAGTGGGACGTTGACTTGAGTACATATACACAGTCAAGAGATTGTTTTCGGAAGACCGAGTTTTCCTCCCACTCCTGTTTTAATTGAAAGGCACATTGCCTCAGGAACTTAAATAAAAGGTCAGATGCCAAATGACTAAAAAACGTATACTATTTCTTTCTGAGAAGAAGATTTTAGAAAGTCCTTATTTTTTGGACTGTTCCAGAATAAGATGCACCCCAAATTAAAgactatgaaaaaaagaaacagtcgcCCTCATTATAATATCACATAGAGAAGATTCCAGAGACACTTtctgaaatgaaatgaataacCATCTGGAACACATTTCTTTACTGTAATATTTACTGTTGGTACACACAATGCTCAAGATGTgctaaatttgattctttttaaaaactaattttttaacgaTGCCATTTTAAGGTTAAAGTTTATTAATGTTTGCCCAAAGCCTACGTTATTCCGGAGTCACTCCGCTGAAAATGGAATTGAAATGaattaatgaaatgaaaatggaattGAAATGAAATATATCAATGAATTGATATAGATTCAGCTTTTTCTTTAATAACTAAGAATAGTGGTACAAAAGGACCTAAATAAACACAAGTAGGTAAGCAGTTATTATTTCAAAGGGGATATCCGGATGGGACGATTCCAAATTTTTCGCCCATTGAGCCGCAATGCTCTTCCAACGTCAGCAGGCGAATCAAAACAAACTCTTGCCTCGTCTGACGCGAAACCATCGTCTGAAAATTTTCGGGCAATTTGTTCCTTTCTCAGCCCAAATTcatcaaaaaacaacaaaatgtcTTCAATTCCAGCTTTATATGGTATATTTTGAAGGCAAACAACACAACGAGGGTCGGTAAAATTCGGTGGCTTAGCATCCATAAATTGTTCTGGTGGGAAAAGTGGTCTTGGTTCAAGACCTCTAGGATCCATTGGTCTGAAGGGTCGGCTGTTCGACAATAGAGAAGGACGCATTCTTGGTTCTTGCCCTCTTAGGCCTCCTGGAAAACCAGGACCCGGCTGACGGGGGTAAATACCTAGTAGAGAGGGTCTTGCCCGTAAAGATGGATGTAAAGGCCCTCTTGAGCCAAGAAGAGATCTCTCTGGCTGTTTTGGTGGCTCAATAACATTTTGTTTTGGTTCTTCTACTATGggtttattttcttcaatttcttcttctttagttGCCCCCAcaatttcttcattttcgtcAGAGGGCTCTGTCTCTTCAACTTCCATGTCAACATCACCAATGGAATCGGCAATTTGTGGAACATAAGTTGCGGCTTTTTTCCTGGAAATAGTTGATACTTCAATCGTATTTAGACCCATCATGCTGCCATTTTTGGCAGTAGCCTTTTCTGCGTCTTCGGGATTTTGAAACTCAATGATTGCATCACCAGAAGGATCGTTTGAGCTGTCAAGCAGAAAATGTATCCGAACCGGGAAAACACCGGCGTCagagaaaaaatcaagaatatcACGCTCGGTGACTGTTGGTGGAAGTCCCTTGACGAAAGTTGTCTCACTTGCAGGACCCTTTGGCTTTGTTTCATCTATAGTAGGCTTGGCAGTGTCACGAATCTTGGATTTAAAGTATTCTTCGACAGGGGCAAGCGCGACTGGAACAACCTTATCATCAAATAATACGCCACTGTAAAGGAGTTCACGGGCCTTTTCTGCTTCCTGTAAAGTTGAGAAGCGAACGTATCCAATAAGACAATTTGGATAATTGGGTGTAACCAGCTCTGCAGACACATCCAAGATGTCAAAGCCACTGAGAGCCACTTTCAAGCTTTCAACAGTAGCATCATTTGGCAAATTTCTGACACAAAAACAGCTATCATAAAGCATTTCACGATGGAACTTGTTCGGTTGATAATCATCAATCGCCTGGTCGAATTCTTTGGTTGATGCATCGCTCAAAATAACTGTATCGTCTAGTGACGTGTTCAAAGCCTTCATTTTGTCACTGACAGAATCAAAGCGGACGTAGGCAATACTGGCCAACTGGCCATCAAGGGCTGATATCAACCGAATATTATCGGCTTTTATGTAAATCCCCCGAAAGAACGAACGAATAGCTTTGTACGTCAAACGTGGAAATCTGCCAAACACTCTTATTACAGTACTCGCTTGAGTTGGTTTTGCTTCGCTTTCTTTTCTCTCAGACTGCGCCCATGTTTTTTTCGTGTCAGAACCATTCTGTGGAAAAGGTTGAAATTCATTAGCACCGAAATTTGGTGCCAGTTGTAGCAATGGCACTTTAGGAGATGGAATTTTCGCCACATCTGGCACTTCTTGTTCAAGTGGACTAAATCTAGTTTTAGTCTCTCTAATCGTGGTAGATTTGTCCACGTAAGGGACCTGGGACTCAAGTGGACTAAATCTACTTTTAGCCTCCCTAACCATGGATACTTTTTCATTTGAAGGCATACCAGGACCATCTCTTTGTGGTGCACGGTCTTTTGGAGCTTGCTTCAATAAAGGCTGAGCTTTGTCTTGCTCACGAACAGGTGCAGTATCTTCTTGCTTAGGTGGTGCCGGTGATGGGATTGGTGCAGCTATGGTGTCTTTTCGATAGGTACCATCTCGATACTTGACATCCTTTTCAAAGCTTTCCTTACGTTTATCCCTCCCGAACTCGTCTAAGTCTCTTTTCCTCTGTGCAGGAGAAGTTCTTCTGTGTCGCCTGTCCCTAGATCTTGATCTTGAGCGCCTGTCTCTGCTTCGGCTTCTGTCCCACCGCCGACGATCACGCCTTTCCTTTGAACGGCTCCTTTTTTTATCACGGTCGGGCGATGATTTAGACTTTGGACCGTAACGATAACGATCTCTCTCTTCCTCTTCCTCAGGTTTGCCCTTTTCTTCAGCAGCTTTTCTTTCTCTAATCATCGAGGACTTAGGGGCTGAAGCTATTTCAACTTCAGGTTTGGTTAAAGCTGGCCTGCTTGGTGGTGCTTGTGGTAACGGTGGCTGGGCATTAGGCGTCGCAGTCATTGGTGaaattctttgttgttgttgttgttgaggGGCTCCAGTAGCTGTTGGAGCAAATCCAAAGGCTGCTAAGCTTTCATTTGACATTGCAGCAGCATTAGTTGTtggtttttcctgttttaacGCAGCAGTTTGAGCGAAGGCAGCCGCTTGAAAAAGTGCAGCATAGGTTGCAGCCAACTGCGGATTCTGCAACGCGGACAGTAGGCCAGCAGGATCAAGGGGCATTCCCAACAAAGGATTTGCAATAGGCATAGTTGGCAGAGGACCCATACCACCCATATTAGGAATTGGCATAGATGACATAGGTGTGGGCTGAGTTGGAGTCGgttttggtggaattggagccACTGGATGACCGCTTCTTGTTTGCTCAATAACTCGCTGCATCTCTGCTCTTGAGCTTAAGAGAAGACGGACTGAAGCGTCTTGTAGTCTCTCTCCATTTAACGCCATAGCTTGTCGGGCATCTTCGTCTGAGCTAGAAGAAAATCAACAAGTTTTACACCCAtagcaaaattattttattaaaaattattttgcaagcTTCACGCAAATAATTTCCTTCTGATTCGAACACACTTTAATAGTTATTGATTAGCACTGAAATTTTGAACTTACTTATTCATGAActtacttattatttttcattgacaGGGCAGGAAGGGAGGAAACACTAACACTAATTGTGAAAGATACAGTGAAACTAAACTTAACTTGATTTCATCCCCTCCACTTTTACGTTCATAAATAGTTTTCATTCGACTCTTATTAGTTGACTTATTCGAGCAGAGCAAGCGAAAAAATGTCTATTTACTTGCTTCAGGAACGGAACCCCTTACTTACTTTACATTAGTAACAAAACACATTGAGTAGTTGATTGACCTTTTAGGAGAATTGTATGCTAATGCATCAACAGCCTTAAGCGCTTTTACTTTGTTAGGAACTTGCTGCGGTAATATAGAAAAAGGAGTGAATTTTAGATTTCCAAACTTTGCTATAGAATATTCATCGTTTTGTATTCTTTTGAGGGTACAAGACTAACACAGGGGGTAAAAGAGTAGGTTTTTAGATATCCCTAGAAAGAGCTGTATAAAGAGacgcaaaattttcttttcattttatccataaaaaaataaacaaggcTCTTTTTTTGGGGGACCATTCCCAACGAAGACCTGGGTAGGCTCCTTCTATGCTATTAATATTGGCACTAGTGGTGTTTTAGTTATACGTTCGTTATTGATTGTCTGCAACAAATTTGCATTATAATTTAGATAATTATTCATGCCtttaataaaattgtaaaactACCGACACTTTAAAGGCTCATGAATAATTTAAATGTCAATACTTTAAAGGctgattttttctgaaaaaaagaatctgTGTCTTTATccctttttgatagttttttccGTAACCTGCTAATCGATATTCTACTGACGAATTCGTTGTACTTTAATCTTTTGTCGTAGATGACTCAGCAATAATTTTGAGGATCCTCCGAGCATTATCTAATGTAAGGAAATACATGC from Artemia franciscana chromosome 10, ASM3288406v1, whole genome shotgun sequence includes these protein-coding regions:
- the LOC136031718 gene encoding uncharacterized protein LOC136031718, with the translated sequence MSVIIRLQNLPWSASASDIRQFFRGLSIPEGGVHIVGGEHGDAFIAFSSDEDARQAMALNGERLQDASVRLLLSSRAEMQRVIEQTRSGHPVAPIPPKPTPTQPTPMSSMPIPNMGGMGPLPTMPIANPLLGMPLDPAGLLSALQNPQLAATYAALFQAAAFAQTAALKQEKPTTNAAAMSNESLAAFGFAPTATGAPQQQQQQRISPMTATPNAQPPLPQAPPSRPALTKPEVEIASAPKSSMIRERKAAEEKGKPEEEEERDRYRYGPKSKSSPDRDKKRSRSKERRDRRRWDRSRSRDRRSRSRSRDRRHRRTSPAQRKRDLDEFGRDKRKESFEKDVKYRDGTYRKDTIAAPIPSPAPPKQEDTAPVREQDKAQPLLKQAPKDRAPQRDGPGMPSNEKVSMVREAKSRFSPLESQVPYVDKSTTIRETKTRFSPLEQEVPDVAKIPSPKVPLLQLAPNFGANEFQPFPQNGSDTKKTWAQSERKESEAKPTQASTVIRVFGRFPRLTYKAIRSFFRGIYIKADNIRLISALDGQLASIAYVRFDSVSDKMKALNTSLDDTVILSDASTKEFDQAIDDYQPNKFHREMLYDSCFCVRNLPNDATVESLKVALSGFDILDVSAELVTPNYPNCLIGYVRFSTLQEAEKARELLYSGVLFDDKVVPVALAPVEEYFKSKIRDTAKPTIDETKPKGPASETTFVKGLPPTVTERDILDFFSDAGVFPVRIHFLLDSSNDPSGDAIIEFQNPEDAEKATAKNGSMMGLNTIEVSTISRKKAATYVPQIADSIGDVDMEVEETEPSDENEEIVGATKEEEIEENKPIVEEPKQNVIEPPKQPERSLLGSRGPLHPSLRARPSLLGIYPRQPGPGFPGGLRGQEPRMRPSLLSNSRPFRPMDPRGLEPRPLFPPEQFMDAKPPNFTDPRCVVCLQNIPYKAGIEDILLFFDEFGLRKEQIARKFSDDGFASDEARVCFDSPADVGRALRLNGRKIWNRPIRISPLK